The Manihot esculenta cultivar AM560-2 chromosome 17, M.esculenta_v8, whole genome shotgun sequence genome contains the following window.
TTGAGTTGGTTACAtattatatgataataaatattatctcaAAAAACTCTAAACTTTATCATAACTCTTAACCTTATTACAACTCTAAtcttatcataactctaaaccttatcacaACTTTAAGTCTTATCGGTGGATGATTGGGACTCTGCTTGGACAGGATCGCTTGTTTGGCCATGGGGTCACAGTTCTTTTGTTCTGATGCAATATTTCTTCCATTATTAACTCTTCTGTCGGTAGTGTGTAGTTGTTATGTGCTTTATGATCACACTGCCCGATGGAAATAATATTAGTGTGGTCACGATTTTTCTGGAAGATTATCCTCTCATTATAACCGTTTTATTTGATATCTGTGAAAGATAGAGCCcatcaatataaaaaataaaagaagagatTAGGCTAGTGAATGAATCAATGAAAGCGTCGAACCAACGGTTAGTAAATAATATATGGGACATTTGTATAGGGGATAAGAGCTCACAGCTCAGCTCCTCCCTTTCATTAAGCTCAGCTCCTCCCTTTCATTATCATGTTAATACTTAGGAAGTGAACATCTAACTTATTTTTCTTCACTCTTGGTACAGAGTTCTTGGTTCATTTTCTAGACAAAACAATTGCAAGGTACCACTCTAAATAATGcttaatgtgattagaaatTTGCATACAGGCTCATCTTTTTTTATCTGGAGTCATTTGCATGAACATCTAAATGATGTCATATTATGAATGTTTAGTAGGCATTCTAGAGTTTAGCTGAAGAAGCTTTATCTTTTTGAAGCAGTTCATAGCAGaagatatttataaattttttatgactATTGGCTTCTTGGTAAAAAGAAAACTGTGTTTGATATTACTGAAGTAGTTCATTGCAATTTACTTAAAATGTTGTGCAAGTTACTTTAAAGAAGAAATTGAGCAGATGATggatttatttttgaattttcaGAAACTCAATATTCTAAAATTCAAGTGCATGCATGTGAGAACAGCTACAAGCTGAGACTGCATAAGCATGTAGATCTAGCAATCCAAGATAATTAACTAAGTTGAGACTGCGATCCATTTACTCTTTTACAAGGATGAATCCTAGAATACAGAAACTGGTTTCTTAAGGGATGTAATTGACATTTCAGCTCATTCAAAGGAAGAGAAATAGGGAATGAGAAGTCGATTGTTATTATTGATCTGCAACAAATTACATATAGGAACATCGATGCCCGTGGCTTAATCACCGGCTTTCAACTTTTGCAGGTAAACTCTtctatttgttatttttataactttaaaaTATTCTCTCTAGCAATAGATACAACATAGAGAAACAAAGGTTTCATGACGAAAAGGGCTAGTAAAACTTCATATATGTCATAGTGGAAAAATTATACAGCACCAGACTTATATACCAATTTCTGGCGAGTCTTTTGTGAGAACTAAACTCGTGGGAGCCAAACCTCGTTTATTACATCTTCAGTCAAGGTTGTATATATCTTATATCATTGTGAATTCTATTGACGCAGGCCTACTACCCTGAACGATTAGCAAAGCTCTTCATTTTAAGTATGCCATGGTTCTTTGTCAGTGTATGGAGGATGCTTTCTCGTTTCCTTGAGAAAGCGACACAGGAAAAGGTATTTATATTGATTAGAAATCTAATTCTACTGTCTGAGTCTGTTGAATATCTGATGTAAGCTACCTTATGATTGTGTCATTTTTGCAAATGCATTTGGGTCACTTTAGATTCCCTTTGGCTAAGAACTTAGCTTTAAAAATGAAATGTGATGTTAAATCTACGGTGCTAGATTAACTGGGTTTAAAGTTTGCTTTGCTTTGTGGTGATGAATGCAGATTGTTATAGTCAGCaatgaagaagaaagaaaaaaatttatcaaggaAATTGGTGAAGAATCCTTGCCTGAAGAGTATGGTGGTCAAGCAAAGCTTGTAGCTCTCCAAGATTTTATACTGCCTGAATTGGAGGATTGAACCCAAAAATAGTTTAACAAGGTGGCTGCTAGTGCTGATAAAATTATAGAAGTCATACATATGGAAGATAGTTGCTGTCTGTATAAGACTTGTTGTATGAGTCACAATTTAAACACATGCTAATCAACGTTGACTAGTTATGTTCTCTACTGCCGTTTAAGTTCCCTTGTCATTGACATGAATGGAAATGTTCTTAAtcattttatttagaataaaaaattttagaagaaTTCAaatcaattgattttttataatttttttatataaaataaaaaaaattaattttacgaTTTTGTTTGGAATGcaagaaaagaattgaattctaaAGAATTGTTTTcatgaataaataattttgtaataACAAATTGCAAATGGGATTATTGAAAAGTAACAACATAAATTACTGGGGCATAGAGAAATATGAATCCTTGTATAAGTTGAAGATTTGAAAAAGGCTTAGTTTGCGATGCAAGGCATACTCCAAAGTAATATTCCATCAATCATCAATCACACTTTTTGGTCAGTTATAAAGCTGATCCAACATCTACTTTAGCAACAAGCTCACCAATTCCCCTCTTCTTGGAAGTATCTCTCTCTTACTTTGTCCTCCCTAGTGTAAATTTCAGTACCCTCTCCATTAATCTTTAGCCAAGTCAATAAGAAGTAATAGTGCTAGAGACTTGCTCTTGAAGTCGAgagttaaataatataatacagCAATAAAAGTCTCTCTTTCACAAGGAAAAGAGTAATTAtacaatataataattttacttagtataataagataataaaaaatttatagctCCTAACAAAACTCATGAATAAACCCTTAAAACATAATAGACAACTATCTGTAAAAAACATTTTATCCGAAGTCTTTATCCTGTCAGCTTGTGGAACGGTTGtattctatcattttctttgaAGGCTTGTCACTTGTGAGGTGAGAGGCGGAGATTAACGAGGAATCCAAGTACGTATGCATGGCAAAATTTAGAAACGGTGAAGCTCAGAGTAAGCTTTCAACGCGTTAAATCCCATTGGTTCTGGGCACAAAAAGTTGAGATCCCATTCTGCCTTTGTTTGTTCGAAAGCAATAGCGTGTGTTTGGGgttgtgattttatttattatataattatttttaaaaaatttattaatttatttctatatcAAAATCAGTcgagtaaaatatttttataaaattaaattatttaataatttattaaaataattgttaGTCACTTTGTTTAGtcttattcaataaaattaaatagtatatatatttaaatttatatatattaaataatatgtatagTGAAAATTATATGgaataaataatataacaatAAGTATTTAtagtagattttttataaaaagaaagaatttaattttataaaatataaaggtaatttaattatataatttttaaatagagaaaaattaataatttgtttaaaaatttaataataattttttttatttatttaaaataaaaaaaaatacttaaatatagGTAAATAATCTTAAAAAGTTCAGGGTGCATGGCCCCTGCCATTCTCCTTGTTTTCAAGAGAATTGACTACAATTGACGAGCAACAGTCTTCTCTAATCTCTTCTCGGAAGTATCTCTAGTGCTAGAGACTTATTCTTGAAGTCGAGCAACAGTCTTCTCTAATCTCTTCTTTTGCTCTTCTGTATGTGGCTTTATATTGATGGCAATCGTAGAGCTTTTTCTCTGTGTAATTGACTGGTTGCTCATAAGCTCTGCAACTATCTGGTAGGAAGACTCCTCTCCTTCCCAACGCTACACATTTCTGTTAATTCCTCTATTGCTCTCTCTGTCACTCCATGGTTTCATCTATGGCTATTTCTTCTGTTTTACTTAGATTTTTCTTGTGGATATTGGGCGTTATTTAGTTTCTGGATGCTTTCATTAAATGTGCATTAACTTGGTATGTGAATCACTGCAGTTTAAATTGATTGAACACAAAATGGCCAAGACAATCAGTCTCTATGGATTTCCTTCTGTCGAGAATCCAGAAGACATAAAAGAATTTCTGGAGGAATATACAGGAGAAGGAACCGTGCACGCTGTGGAGGTTGCGCTGCCCAAAAGTTCAGGTTCAAGAACACATGCTAAAGTTCAGTTCACTGACGTAGAAGCTGCTGAAACCATCAAATCATTAGCTGAGGATTACCTGTGGTATGAGAATTCTTATCTGAAAGCTCGGGACGCCCCCCATGACATTGTTCCAATGCCAAGGAACTTTGTGCAATGCATAGATAACATTACGTTGAACTTTGGATGCCAGATTTCCAAGGAAATATTCTCTCTTCTGTGGAAACAGGAAAATGTTTCAGCTAAATTTGGGTTTGGACTCAGaaaattcttcttctttttctcttttctttccaCTGATTACAAGCTTGAGCTTTCCTATGAGAATATCTGGCAGATCGATGTACATCGTCCTCATGGTGGAGCCAAGAAATTTCTTATCATTCAGGTTTGTCAATTTAACTTTTCAGACCTCATACGTCATAGTAATCTATCCAAAATTCAATGGTGTCTCTATCCTTTGACAGTTATATGGTGTTCCCAAGATTTATAAGAAAGACACATCTGCTCTGAGCTATTTTAAGGAAGCTGCTGATGACAAGTGGGTCCGAGAAGTTGATTTTACTCCATCCTGCTGCGTTGGCCAATCGTCTGCCTTGTGCTTGGAGCTTCCACTCAGGGGTAGACTTCCAAATTTTCAGCAAAATTTTGCATACTACAAAGAAAACGAAAGCCAATTccatttggtgacaggttcagcTTTCTCTTGCAACTCAGATCTTGTCCCCATTGTGAGTTCACCAAACGGCCTCCACTTACCATACGAAATATTGTTTAAGGTTAATTCTTTAGTTCAGCATGGCTGTCTTCCTGGGCCTGCACTCGATGCCGATTTCTTTCGGTTGGTTGATCCACACCGAGTAGAAATTGCATACATAGAACATGCACTTGAGAAACTGCGCCATTTGAATGAGTGCTGCTATGATCCTGTAAGGTGGCTCAGTGAGCAGTACATGAAATATATTACTTCTGGCAGGCTTCCAGGGCCACCTGTTGCTACCTTAGACGATGGGTTGGTGTATGTATACAGGGTTCAGATAACTCCTGCTAAAGTATATTTCTGTGGTCCAGAAGTGAACCTCTCCAATCGAGTTTTGCGCAATTATCCTGATGATATCAAGAATTTTATTCGCGTTTCATTCGTTGATGAGAATCTAGACAGACTTTATTCAACAAATTTATCTAGTAGAACATCTTCTGTAAATGACGAAAGGCGAACTGGAATTTATGATAGGATACTGTCAGTACTGAGAAATGGTGTAGTCATTGGAGATAAGAAGTTCGAGTTTCTCGGCTTTTCATCGAGTCAACTGCGAGAAAATTCTGTTTGGATGTTTGCTTCTAGGCCTGGGCTTACCGCAGAAGACATCAGAAAGTGGATGGGAGAATTTCGTGAAATAAAGAATGTGGCTAAGTATGCTGCTAGGCTTGGCCAATCTTTCAGTTCATCAAGGGAAACTTTCAATGTTTATAGACATGAAACTGAAATAATTCCTGATATAGAAGTTAATAATAATGGAGTTAACTATGTATTCTCTGATGGAATCGGAAAAATTTCTTCAGAATTGGCTCATAGCATAGCCCAAAAACTTGGCTTCAGGAACTATACTCCATCAGCTTTTCAGATTAGATATGGTGGCTATAAAGGTGTTGTAGCTGTTGATCCAACTTCACCAATGAAATTGTCACTGAGGAAGAGTATGTCCAAGTTCAAATCAAACAACACCAGCCTAGATGTTCTAGGATGGAGCAAGTATCAAGCTTGTTTCCTTAATCGAGAAGTGATCACTCTTTTGTCTACTCTTGGAGTCAGGGACCGTTATTTTGAAAGGAAGCAAAAAGAGGCTGTAGCTCAACTTGATGCTATTTTGAAAGATCCATTACAGGCAGAGGAGGTACTTAAAATGATGGCCCCTGGAGAGAACACCAACATTCTCAAGGAAATGTTCTCTTGTGGTTACAAGGCAAGCACAGAGCCATTTCTTTCAATGATGCTGCAAACATTCCGTGCTGcaaaattatttgatttgagGACCAAAACAAGGATATTTATTCCGAAAGGCAGAGTAATGATGGGATGTCTAGATGAAACTGGGACACTGGAATATGGTCAAGTATTTGTGCAGTATTCTTGTGCCAGCAATAGGCAGTTCATCAGCTGCAATGAAACAGATGAACTGCATCAGATCTTTCAGGGGAAGGTCGTGGTCGCAAAAAATCCGTGCCTACATCCTGGAGATGTTCGTGTCCTGAAGGCTGTGGATGTACCTGCTTTACATCACATGGTGGACTGTATTGTTTTTCCACAGAAAGGAAAGAGGTAAAGTTCCTCAGATATCCTGTTTATACTATATATAATCTGTCATGAGGTTTCTACTGTTTATCCAAAATTAATTGCTGAAATCTAGTTCACATCTTTAATTAGACCTCATACGAATGAATGCTCGGGAAGTGATCTTGATGGAGATGTCTACTTTGTCTGTTGGGACCCTGACCTTATTCCTCCTTTTCGTTACCCACCTATGGATTATACAGCAGCCAAAAGTATGATTCTGGATCATGATGTTACAATTCaggtaattaatttttcaatagaCCTGCCTGGTAGAATTTTAAGATCTATATATCTCTTCTGTATCTTTTCTCTCCTAGTGTTTTCAACATATTTATATATGCAGGAAGTCCAGGACTACTTTGCAGACTACATACTTAATGACAACTTAGGAATCATTTGCCATGCCCACATTGCCTTTGCAGATAAGGAGCCTTCCAAGGCTATGAGTAAAGAATGCATTGAGCTTGCCAAGCTCTCCTCAATTGCAGTTGATTTCCCCAAGACTGGTGTGCCAGCCAAAATTCCACCACATCTTCGTGTAAAAAAATATCCAGACTTCATGGAAAAGCCTGACAAACTGAAATATGAGTCGCAACGTATAATTGGAAAGCTTTTTCGAGCTGTAAAGGACATTGCACCTAGTACTAGCCCTATAAGATCCTTCACTATGCAAGTGGCAGTTCAGTGTTATGATCCTGACATGGAAGTAGAAGGATATATGAATTATATAAATGATGCATTCTACTACAAAAGTCAGTATGATAACAAGTTGGGGAATATGATGGATTATTATGGGATAAAAACCGAGGCTG
Protein-coding sequences here:
- the LOC110604924 gene encoding phosphatidylinositol transfer protein CSR1-like; its protein translation is MLELFMQLLNPRFSTGGIDYNELVSGILGNVTTSDLMKNRFRNRTIDPATNDLIMTEPIHKCGIWFAKFLVHFLDKTIASSFKGREIGNEKSIVIIDLQQITYRNIDARGLITGFQLLQAYYPERLAKLFILSMPWFFVSVWRMLSRFLEKATQEKIVIVSNEEERKKFIKEIGEESLPEEYGGQAKLVALQDFILPELED
- the LOC110604758 gene encoding RNA-dependent RNA polymerase 1 is translated as MAKTISLYGFPSVENPEDIKEFLEEYTGEGTVHAVEVALPKSSGSRTHAKVQFTDVEAAETIKSLAEDYLWYENSYLKARDAPHDIVPMPRNFVQCIDNITLNFGCQISKEIFSLLWKQENVSAKFGFGLRKFFFFFSFLSTDYKLELSYENIWQIDVHRPHGGAKKFLIIQLYGVPKIYKKDTSALSYFKEAADDKWVREVDFTPSCCVGQSSALCLELPLRGRLPNFQQNFAYYKENESQFHLVTGSAFSCNSDLVPIVSSPNGLHLPYEILFKVNSLVQHGCLPGPALDADFFRLVDPHRVEIAYIEHALEKLRHLNECCYDPVRWLSEQYMKYITSGRLPGPPVATLDDGLVYVYRVQITPAKVYFCGPEVNLSNRVLRNYPDDIKNFIRVSFVDENLDRLYSTNLSSRTSSVNDERRTGIYDRILSVLRNGVVIGDKKFEFLGFSSSQLRENSVWMFASRPGLTAEDIRKWMGEFREIKNVAKYAARLGQSFSSSRETFNVYRHETEIIPDIEVNNNGVNYVFSDGIGKISSELAHSIAQKLGFRNYTPSAFQIRYGGYKGVVAVDPTSPMKLSLRKSMSKFKSNNTSLDVLGWSKYQACFLNREVITLLSTLGVRDRYFERKQKEAVAQLDAILKDPLQAEEVLKMMAPGENTNILKEMFSCGYKASTEPFLSMMLQTFRAAKLFDLRTKTRIFIPKGRVMMGCLDETGTLEYGQVFVQYSCASNRQFISCNETDELHQIFQGKVVVAKNPCLHPGDVRVLKAVDVPALHHMVDCIVFPQKGKRPHTNECSGSDLDGDVYFVCWDPDLIPPFRYPPMDYTAAKSMILDHDVTIQEVQDYFADYILNDNLGIICHAHIAFADKEPSKAMSKECIELAKLSSIAVDFPKTGVPAKIPPHLRVKKYPDFMEKPDKLKYESQRIIGKLFRAVKDIAPSTSPIRSFTMQVAVQCYDPDMEVEGYMNYINDAFYYKSQYDNKLGNMMDYYGIKTEAEIISGWIVSTWKSFDKKRDFDTIMFSVRSLRNQARAWFNETETDDLYAKASAWYYVTYHPSFWGRYNEGLDRDHFLSFPWCVHDKLIEIKRGRAGDGSNSVSPDLSSLAHQFSNSVSLNWYSEIED